The sequence AGATTCGCGAAATGATCTTGTACGCAGGCGAACCACGCTACCTGCTTTACGGCACCGACTGGCCGATTTGCGGAATGAAGAGCTACCTGAAATTCATCCGTGGCCTGGGACTGCCAGATAAAAGCTTGGAACTCATCCTTTGGAAGAACGCGGCTCGCTTGTTCAAAATTGATGTCGGCGAGCAACCTTCGGCTTCTTAGTTACCCCATGGCAATCGCAGACTTCATCAAGTTGCCCTCAACGGTAAGAAGTCATTCCACTCGATGCCATCCGGCAGTTGCTTCGTGGCGGCAAATTCAAGATGCACGATCCGGCGATGTGCGGTCGTGCCTTCTTTTGACATACTGCTCGAATGCGAGAGTAGGGGGCGCATGGCCAGTACGTCACCTGCGGAGGCTTGCAATACTAGCGGGGGTTCTTCTTTCGCTATGTCCAACCGGTGAGAGCCGGGGATCACGGCTAAAGGGCCATTCTCAGCGGTCATTGCATCGAGATGAATCCGGAGCGTCAGCATGTTTGCCAGCAACTCGTCGGGCGCTTCCAAATGGGCAATCCCTGCCTTGCGAGTCGGGCTCTTGAAAGAAGTGGTCGGCAGCGTGTTGTCTCTTACGGCGATCGTCCGATCGCGATGCCAAGGAAGCGACCACGAGCGATCTGGAGGCTTATCGAAGAAGAGGCCACGCACCAAACCGACATCGTTTCCGAGAGCTGCTTCTAGAAGGTCACCCAGTACCGGCTTTTGAGCAAGTTCCAACAACCATGTACTGGTGGCAAGTAAATTGCGTGACCCATAAATCCGATCGCGGCTTTTCAGCACTGCAGGCCCAGAATAAGCTGCGAAGTCTTCGAATAGTCGCTGCGTAATTCGCTCGACCTCTTCCGATGTGAAGACGCCAGGCAACATCGCATAGCCCTGTCGGGCAAGGTCTTCCATTGTGTTCATTCGGCGGACATGGCTTGATCTTCTTCAATTTGGTACAAATAAGATTCTACCCGTTCCCGCAGAAGTTCGACCAGTCGGGGATCCATGTAGGGATACTCGTCTGGAATATCAAGTACGTAAACGGATCGACCTGGTAGAGAACGGCGATGCAAAGTGCGCAGCCTCGCAAGATGCTCGTGTTCCATCACGAAGATAATCTCTGCCCATTCCAAGTCCTTAACGGCCAGGCGTCGTGCCGCTTTGGAACTAAGCCCGCGTGAACGTACCGCGAACCGAGGATCGTCGCAGTAAATCCGCTCTGCCGTAGGGCTACGCCAAAGATTACGCGTACAGATAAAGAGAACATTTCGGCAAGGCAAAGGAATCGCTCCTGATTTGTATTACAGAATTATCGCCGGGGTGGAGGGCCAAAGCCGCGCGGAGGCATTCGGCGGTCACGTCTGCCGCCAGCTTGAGGACCACGCTCGAAATCGCGCGACGGTGTTCCTCGAAACCCACGTGGCACTACCGGCCAATGGTTCGTTAAGTAATAGGCATACGTTCCTTGCGGAAACTCTGGCGTCACAGCCAGGCGTCCGTTGCATTCGTCCAGATCGCCCGATCCGGCTACGTACTCGTAGTCTGCTAGAAACGTTCCGTCATACGTGCCACCAGGGCTGTCCTTGCCACTGGGGCGTTTTCCTTTTTTGAGCCGATAAGACGACTTGAGTTCGACAACTTCGCTCTCAAGATTGTTCGCTGTTTGATAGCCATACAACGCATAAATCGGAAATCCATCGGCCGCCCAGCCCACAATCGGCGAATGCTTTCCTGGCTGAACGTGCAAGCTTTTCAACAAGTCAGTCGGTAAGCCGTGATAATGGTAGGCTCCCGTCGGCTGAACATGGGCATGGTTTGCATCAATTCCTAATGGCACCGCCCCTGATAGGGCTTCGTACTGCCAGCCGCCGCGTGGATTGCCTTGGTACCACTCGGCTGCCCCAGGATCAAACGGAACCCCATTGATCCCAATTCCGAAGTCCTGCATTCGCAGGGGAGTAATGTGCTCGGCCATTTGCGGCTGAGCAGGCACATGAAAGACATATTGCTGCGCGGCAATTGGGTTAGGATTGCCCCGATTAGGAAAGGCACCGGTAGGGTGTGCAGGAATGCCGTTGGCTCGAATGATTCGCTGATCACCCACGACCTCAATTGTCACACGATTATCCCCCGGTGTCTTTTGATTCGCCGGAATCAAACGCAGTGCTTGAGCTTGGTTCACCACATGCTGACGGAAATGTGGTGCAAACTGAGCCAAGATTGGCGCCGCCGCTAATACCACCGACAACAGCCCGATGACCACGAAATGAAACTTCTGCACGATAAAGGCTCCGACTAACAACAATCTACGGGTTTATCAGTACACGATGTATTAAACCACCTGTCAACGGTGAAGTTTCGCCTAACTGGCTAGAAATATTAGTCGAGGCACTTTATGATCGGCCTGATCCATGAAACGATTTGCCACATTTTCCACGAGTCTCTTGTCATGCCCGCCTCGATCGTGATGCGTTTACTTTTGTTTTTGCTGCTCGTCTGTTTGTTATCCTCGGCCAATGCCGCCGAACCGCGCGTCACAAAAGATATCGAGTTCGCCAACGTCGATGGACACAGCTTGAAGCTCGATTTGTATCAACCAGATAGCACCGGTGGCCCGCTGGTTGTTTGGATTCATGGAGGTGGTTGGAAAGGAGGCAGCAAAACCTCGTGCCCACTTAAATGGCTAACCGATCACGGCTACAACGTGGCCAGCATTTCGTATCGCTTTACGGACAAAGCGACGTTCCCGGCTCAGATTCACGATTGCAAAGCAGCCATCCGCTGGCTGCGTGCTCATCAAGAGAAGTACGGCTACTCGACCGATAAGATCGCCGTAGCAGGCTCAAGCGCCGGTGGCCAACTGGCGGCGTTACTAGGAACCAGTGGTGACGTGAAAGAGCTAGAAGGCACCGTAGGCGGGAATCTCGATCAGTCGTCACGCGTTGATTGCGTGATCGATTACTTCGGAGCGACCGATTTTATCTTACGCTCGAAGACGCAACCCCACGTTGCCAACCAAGAAGGAACAAGCGTCTATAAGCTGCTGGGGGGCGGGGCCGATCAACAGGTTGAACTGGCCAAACAAGCCTCGGCTGTTAACTTCGTTTCCTCAGACGATCCACCGTTTTTGGTTTTTCACGGCGACCAAGACAAGACCGTCCTGCTTGACCAATCGGAACGCATCCAAGAAGTTTATGACGAAGCTGGTCTCCCGCTGGAATTAATCATTCTGGAAGGGGCAGGGCACGGCGGCAAGGCTTTTTACGCCTCGAAATACCGCCAAGCAGTCGAAGCTTTCCTCAAGAAACACTTGTAATCAGGGTACGATCTATCTCGCGATGAAAGATTGCTTACCTGAAGACACCAGAACAACCATCCTCCGACCACAATCCGTTGTCCCCGTCTACTTCCCAGACGCGTGCTTTTTCACAAATGGTTTCATCAGCAAAGCTGCTGGCTGAACCATGTTTCCATGGTCAAATCCTTCCAACTCACGCAGTGTGCAATCAGGATGGCCAGCCTCTTGGAACATTCGCCACAGATAGGCGTTCTCTTCGTACCGACCGATCATTTCCATTTCGCGATCACCGGTCGTTAGCAAGATGGGCGGGGCATCTTTGCGCACGTGATTGAGCGGGGCAAGGTCATCGACCACAACTTTTAAACTGTCGATTCCACGTTCTTTTCGTACGGTGAAATGGGTGATCGTGTGACCGCTATGCGGAATCGCTCCGGCGATCTGATCGGCGTCGATCTGGTGGGCGGCCAGCCAGCGTTTGTCGAGCGTAACCATGCTGGTCAAGTATCCACCAGCCGAGTGACCGCTGACAAATATCTTGTTGGGATCGCCACCATACGATTCGATATTCGCAAACGTCCACGCTACGGCAGCTGCAGCGTCTTCGATAT comes from Bremerella cremea and encodes:
- a CDS encoding phytanoyl-CoA dioxygenase family protein, giving the protein MEDLARQGYAMLPGVFTSEEVERITQRLFEDFAAYSGPAVLKSRDRIYGSRNLLATSTWLLELAQKPVLGDLLEAALGNDVGLVRGLFFDKPPDRSWSLPWHRDRTIAVRDNTLPTTSFKSPTRKAGIAHLEAPDELLANMLTLRIHLDAMTAENGPLAVIPGSHRLDIAKEEPPLVLQASAGDVLAMRPLLSHSSSMSKEGTTAHRRIVHLEFAATKQLPDGIEWNDFLPLRAT
- a CDS encoding low molecular weight protein tyrosine phosphatase family protein — translated: MPCRNVLFICTRNLWRSPTAERIYCDDPRFAVRSRGLSSKAARRLAVKDLEWAEIIFVMEHEHLARLRTLHRRSLPGRSVYVLDIPDEYPYMDPRLVELLRERVESYLYQIEEDQAMSAE
- a CDS encoding YHYH protein, which translates into the protein MQKFHFVVIGLLSVVLAAAPILAQFAPHFRQHVVNQAQALRLIPANQKTPGDNRVTIEVVGDQRIIRANGIPAHPTGAFPNRGNPNPIAAQQYVFHVPAQPQMAEHITPLRMQDFGIGINGVPFDPGAAEWYQGNPRGGWQYEALSGAVPLGIDANHAHVQPTGAYHYHGLPTDLLKSLHVQPGKHSPIVGWAADGFPIYALYGYQTANNLESEVVELKSSYRLKKGKRPSGKDSPGGTYDGTFLADYEYVAGSGDLDECNGRLAVTPEFPQGTYAYYLTNHWPVVPRGFRGTPSRDFERGPQAGGRRDRRMPPRGFGPPPRR
- a CDS encoding alpha/beta hydrolase, which encodes MPASIVMRLLLFLLLVCLLSSANAAEPRVTKDIEFANVDGHSLKLDLYQPDSTGGPLVVWIHGGGWKGGSKTSCPLKWLTDHGYNVASISYRFTDKATFPAQIHDCKAAIRWLRAHQEKYGYSTDKIAVAGSSAGGQLAALLGTSGDVKELEGTVGGNLDQSSRVDCVIDYFGATDFILRSKTQPHVANQEGTSVYKLLGGGADQQVELAKQASAVNFVSSDDPPFLVFHGDQDKTVLLDQSERIQEVYDEAGLPLELIILEGAGHGGKAFYASKYRQAVEAFLKKHL
- a CDS encoding alpha/beta hydrolase, with product MLKKTLGLVLLFALAIAPSFAFAQEKKSGSKLEKDILYRSEEGLDDYAKKQCRLDVHYPSEKGFATVVWFHGGGLTGGDKAIPAYLKDQGYAVVSANYRHHPHVNAPVYIEDAAAAVAWTFANIESYGGDPNKIFVSGHSAGGYLTSMVTLDKRWLAAHQIDADQIAGAIPHSGHTITHFTVRKERGIDSLKVVVDDLAPLNHVRKDAPPILLTTGDREMEMIGRYEENAYLWRMFQEAGHPDCTLRELEGFDHGNMVQPAALLMKPFVKKHASGK